A DNA window from Helianthus annuus cultivar XRQ/B chromosome 15, HanXRQr2.0-SUNRISE, whole genome shotgun sequence contains the following coding sequences:
- the LOC110912765 gene encoding E3 ubiquitin-protein ligase RNFT1 isoform X1, with amino-acid sequence MEPVGVGAATTNSDTSVANTTSNSSQTTSFQILRFLQAPVTTLFEYSGFLRPRLSNSNEYYESERLISRRSSSSLNDLGGAGSGSGSVGRNSENNDGEVSIRIIGDGEEEEGGDDGDNSDLDGRSGGGGDGSSGNNNNNNASDSSNQNQNQNQQRYDLQQVSRWIEQILPFSLLLIVVFIRQHLQGFFVTIYVTAFMYKSNDILRKQTALKGERKLSVLVGYSIIFMLHVVGVYWWYQNDDLSYPLFMIPPKTIPPFWHAIFIIIVNDTMVRQAAMTLKLVLLMYYKNGRGHNFRRQGQMLTLVEYALLLYRAFLPAPVWYRFFLNKEYGSLFSSLITGLYLTFKLTSVVEKVGSFYAALKALSRKEMHYGSYATSEQQVSEAGDMCAICQEKMQAPVLLCCNHIFCEDCVSEWFERERTCPLCRALVRPADIRSFGDGSTSLFFRLF; translated from the exons ATGGAGCCAGTAGGCGTTGGTGCTGCCACCACAAATTCCGATACTTCCGTTGCGAATACGACGTCGAATTCATCTCAAACGACGTCGTTTCAGATACTACGGTTTTTACAAGCTCCGGTAACTACTTTGTTTGAATACTCTGGTTTTTTACGGCCTAGGTTAAGTAATAGTAACGAGTATTATGAATCTGAGAGGTTGATTTCACGTAGAAGTAGTAGTAGTTTGAATGATTTAGGTGGTgctggtagtggtagtggtagtgttGGTAGGAATAGTGAGAATAATGATGGTGAGGTTTCGATTCGGATAATTGGTGATGGAGAGGAAGAAGAAGGGGGAGATGATGGGGATAATAGTGATTTGGATGGgaggagtggtggtggtggtgatgggagtagtggtaataataataataataatgcgaGTGATTCGtcgaatcagaatcagaatcagaatcagcagaGGTATGATTTGCAGCAGGTTTCGAGGTGGATTGAGCAGATTCTTCCGTTTtctttgttgttgattgttgtgtTTATTCGTCAACACCTGCAAG GTTTCTTTGTAACAATATATGTAACCGCTTTCATGTACAAGTCAAATGACATTCTTCGTAAACAAACAGCTTTAAAG GGGGAGAGAAAACTATCCGTTCTTGTTGGCTACAGTATAATCTTTATGCTTCATGTGGTTGGAGTATACTGGTGGTATCAAAATGATGATCTTAGCTACCCGCTGTTCATGATTCCGCCAAAAACAATACCGCCATTCTGGCATGCTATATTCATAATAATCGTAAACG ATACAATGGTCCGGCAGGCAGCTATGACTTTAAAATTGGTACTGCTTATGTACTATAAGAATGGCAGGGGCCATAATTTCCGTAGGCAG GGTCAAATGTTGACACTGGTCGAGTACGCTCTGTTGTTATACCGTGCATTCTTGCCTGCTCCAGTTTGGTATAGATTCTTTTTGAACAAAGAATACGGGAGCCTGTTTTCTTCTTTGATAACAGGGTTATATTTGACTTTCAAGCTTACATCAGTAGTGGAGAAG GTTGGATCTTTCTATGCTGCATTGAAGGCTTTATCACGAAAAGAAATGCATTATGGATCGTACGCAACATCAGAACAG CAGGTAAGTGAAGCAGGTGATATGTGTGCAATATGTCAAGAAAAGATGCAGGCCCCAGTATTGCTATGCTGTAACCACATCTTCTGTGAAGACTGTGTTTCAGAATG GTTTGAAAGAGAGAGAACATGCCCTTTATGCAGAGCCTTGGTTCGACCAGCTGACATACGGTCATTTGGTGACGGTTCCACAAGTC
- the LOC110912765 gene encoding E3 ubiquitin-protein ligase RNFT1 isoform X2 has protein sequence MEPVGVGAATTNSDTSVANTTSNSSQTTSFQILRFLQAPVTTLFEYSGFLRPRLSNSNEYYESERLISRRSSSSLNDLGGAGSGSGSVGRNSENNDGEVSIRIIGDGEEEEGGDDGDNSDLDGRSGGGGDGSSGNNNNNNASDSSNQNQNQNQQRYDLQQVSRWIEQILPFSLLLIVVFIRQHLQGFFVTIYVTAFMYKSNDILRKQTALKGERKLSVLVGYSIIFMLHVVGVYWWYQNDDLSYPLFMIPPKTIPPFWHAIFIIIVNDTMVRQAAMTLKLVLLMYYKNGRGHNFRRQGQMLTLVEYALLLYRAFLPAPVWYRFFLNKEYGSLFSSLITGLYLTFKLTSVVEKVGSFYAALKALSRKEMHYGSYATSEQVSEAGDMCAICQEKMQAPVLLCCNHIFCEDCVSEWFERERTCPLCRALVRPADIRSFGDGSTSLFFRLF, from the exons ATGGAGCCAGTAGGCGTTGGTGCTGCCACCACAAATTCCGATACTTCCGTTGCGAATACGACGTCGAATTCATCTCAAACGACGTCGTTTCAGATACTACGGTTTTTACAAGCTCCGGTAACTACTTTGTTTGAATACTCTGGTTTTTTACGGCCTAGGTTAAGTAATAGTAACGAGTATTATGAATCTGAGAGGTTGATTTCACGTAGAAGTAGTAGTAGTTTGAATGATTTAGGTGGTgctggtagtggtagtggtagtgttGGTAGGAATAGTGAGAATAATGATGGTGAGGTTTCGATTCGGATAATTGGTGATGGAGAGGAAGAAGAAGGGGGAGATGATGGGGATAATAGTGATTTGGATGGgaggagtggtggtggtggtgatgggagtagtggtaataataataataataatgcgaGTGATTCGtcgaatcagaatcagaatcagaatcagcagaGGTATGATTTGCAGCAGGTTTCGAGGTGGATTGAGCAGATTCTTCCGTTTtctttgttgttgattgttgtgtTTATTCGTCAACACCTGCAAG GTTTCTTTGTAACAATATATGTAACCGCTTTCATGTACAAGTCAAATGACATTCTTCGTAAACAAACAGCTTTAAAG GGGGAGAGAAAACTATCCGTTCTTGTTGGCTACAGTATAATCTTTATGCTTCATGTGGTTGGAGTATACTGGTGGTATCAAAATGATGATCTTAGCTACCCGCTGTTCATGATTCCGCCAAAAACAATACCGCCATTCTGGCATGCTATATTCATAATAATCGTAAACG ATACAATGGTCCGGCAGGCAGCTATGACTTTAAAATTGGTACTGCTTATGTACTATAAGAATGGCAGGGGCCATAATTTCCGTAGGCAG GGTCAAATGTTGACACTGGTCGAGTACGCTCTGTTGTTATACCGTGCATTCTTGCCTGCTCCAGTTTGGTATAGATTCTTTTTGAACAAAGAATACGGGAGCCTGTTTTCTTCTTTGATAACAGGGTTATATTTGACTTTCAAGCTTACATCAGTAGTGGAGAAG GTTGGATCTTTCTATGCTGCATTGAAGGCTTTATCACGAAAAGAAATGCATTATGGATCGTACGCAACATCAGAACAG GTAAGTGAAGCAGGTGATATGTGTGCAATATGTCAAGAAAAGATGCAGGCCCCAGTATTGCTATGCTGTAACCACATCTTCTGTGAAGACTGTGTTTCAGAATG GTTTGAAAGAGAGAGAACATGCCCTTTATGCAGAGCCTTGGTTCGACCAGCTGACATACGGTCATTTGGTGACGGTTCCACAAGTC